AACTTTGCAGACTCAAAAATTTATTATGATTCTTTTTTagcataaaaaatagaaaaaagggtATTCTGTCTTCCTCTAAAAAAGCTTCTTTTGgtcagaaagaaagatgaaatacATATAATGATATCTAGTACCTGCCACATAAGGCCAGTAGGAAATCCTAAAAATTAccaaattatcattttttgatGGCCTGTTACAGCACAactaaagaatatataaaaatcaaaactacTAGCTTATTATAAATACACTTCAATTCACTCATGAATCTAACAGACTTCAATATGGAAAGACAAAatttcagaaactgatttaatgaaaaaatactaTCAATTCAACTTGTGTACAAGTATAAGAGCTTACAGAATTATCTCATCTCAATGTTCTTTTGCGAAAGTAATAGAAATCCAAAATTCAGAGATCCACTTTAAGAATCAGTAACTGATAATATGTTTTATAACATTTCTGTCATGTTGTGAATTTTCTAGAACAATATACATGAATTAATTTGCATCAGGCTTTCCCAAATTATCTACATTTATACAGTAACTCCTTAGTGGgagtttcaacatgagattgAAGTTTCACACATAAGGGAGTATCACATGAGCATTtgttaaaatggaaaacattgcTATTTCTCACTTTTATAGGATTTCTATCCAGTCTGCATTCTCACATGTAAGTATGTGGGCCAACTGAAGGCTTTCTCACAATGTCTATGTTCAAGAAGTCGCTTTCCAGTGTGAGTTCATTCATGGTTTCCAAGTAAACTAAGACAAATAAaggtttttccacattttttacatttatagggttttccatattctttacatttttaaggtTATAAATTCTTTACACTTACAGGGCATATGAAAATTCTTTACACTTCATATGCTTTCTCATGGTCCTTAAAAGGTCACATGACTATTGAAGGTTTTCCCACACTGCCTACATTCGCAGGGTTTCCTGTCCAGTATGAATGCTTCCTCATATTCACACGTAAATAACTGAAGGTATTCGCATGTCTTATAATCATAGGGTTTCTCTGAAATATGAATAATTTCATGTCTTCAAAAGGAAatgggggccgggtgtggtggctcacacctgtaatccaacactttgggaggcccaatgcaggtggatcgtctgaggtcaggagttcgagaccagcctggccaacatggcgaaaccccatgtctactaaaaatacaaaaattaagtgggcatggtggttcacacctgttgtcccagctactcaggaggctgaggcaggagaatcacttgaacccaggagacagaagttgcagtgagctgagatcgcgctactgcactccagccagggcgacagagtgagaattcaactcaaaaaaaaaaaaaaaagggaaataggACAACTGAAAACTTTGCCATATTGCTTATATACATAGGGTTACTCTCCACTATGAACTCTTTCATGTATTCGAAAGGAACGGGAACACTTGAAGGCTTTACCACATTGTTGACAtgcatagggtttctctccagtgtgagttcgtTCATGGATTCGAAAGGAACGTGAGCAACTGAAGGCTTTATCACATtgtttacattcatagggtttcacTCCAGTGTGAGTCCTTTCATGCATTCGAACAGAACTAGAACAACTGAAGGCCTTACCACATTGTTTACActcataaggtttctctccagtgtgagtccttTCATGTATTCGAATGGAACTGGAACAACTAAACGCCTTACCACACtgtttacattcatagggtttctccccaGTGTGAGTCCTTTCATGCATTCGAAAGGAACTGGAACAACTGAAGGCTTTACCACATtgtttacattcatagggtttctctccagtgtgagtccttTCATGCATCcgaaaggaactagaaaaactaaAGGCTTTACCACACtgtttacattcatagggtttctctccagtgtgaattctttcATGCATTCGAAAGGAACTGGAACAACTGAAGGCTTTACCACACtgtttacattcatagggtttctctccagtgtgagtccttTCATGTATTCGAACAGAACTGGAACAACTGAAGGCTTTACCACATTGTTTACATTCatggggtttctctccagtgtgagttctttcATGCATTCGAAAGGAACTGGAACAACTGAAGGCTTTACCACACtgtttacattcatagggtttctctccagtgtgagttcgtTCATGGATTTGAAAAGAACTAGGACAatcaaaggctttcccacattccttgcATTTATAAGGTCCATTTCCAGTGTGCATTATCATATGTCTTCGATAGCTTGGAAGAGAAATGAatgctttcccacattccttacaatcatagggtttctctcctgtatgaattctttcatgttttctaaaGGAACTAGGAAAActgaaggctttgccacattttttacatttatagggtttttctccagtgtgaatccTTTCATGACTTCGAAAGGATGTGGGACAACTAAGAGCTTTACCACATTGCTTACACTGATAGGGTTTTTCCCCAGTGTGAGTCCTTTCATGTATTTGAAAGGTTTGGTAATATCTGAAAGCTTTTCCACATtgtttacattcatagggtttctctccagagTGAGTTCTTTCATGATTTCGAAAAGAACTGGGATGACTGAACGTTTTCCCGCATTCtttacatttatagggtttctcccctgtgtgCATTCTCATGTGTCCTCGAAAGGTTGTGTGATAAAtgaaggccttcccacattccttacattcataaggtttctctccagtatgagttcTTTCATGTATTTGAAAGGAACTGGGCCAACTGAAAGCCTTACCACACTGtttacatttatagggtttctctccagtgtgagttctttcATGTATTCGAAATGAACTTCGAAAGCTGAAtcttttcccacattccttacattcatatgATTTCTCTCCGTATTTGTGATACTCATATGATCTATGTTCAGCATGAGATCTCATGTGCCTATTAAGAGATGAATGACACATATAGTCCTTTCCACACACACTACATTCATATGGTTTTACTCTAGTAAAAGTTTTCTTGTTTGGTTTAGGATTTGGAGTCTGACTGATGGTTTCTCCAGACTGACTACCTCGTTTCCTTTCACAGAGCCTCTCTACCATATGActtctgtgagaaaaaaaaaaaaaaagcacacaattagtggctttttaaaattaataattttataattattgattATTTCACAATCATTAGTAGGTAATAGAATTACACTTTTGCCATTTTCAGGGGAAGTGTATGTCATGAATGCTCAGGAAGAGTACTTGACCAGAGCTAttatcaaaacaataaaattcataatatagagtttctttccttttttttttttgagacagagtcttgctctgttgcccaggctgcagtgcagtggcacaatcttggctcactgcaacctccgtctcctgggttcaagcagttctcctgcctcagcctcatgagtagctgggattacaggtacccaccaccacacctggctaatttttgcatttttagtagaggcagggttttgccatgttggccaggctggcctcgacctccacacctcacgtgatctgcccacctcggcctcccaaagtgctaggattacaggcgtgagccaccatgcctggccaaaattcaTAATATAgagtttcttaattttgtttctaggtgaaatatttttcaaatactgAACATCTGTAccatttttaagaaaactttcttggcaaaatttttcaaaaaataaataaatatgaaatgggGCATATTTGTTTCAATTATGCcccattttttaaacttaatgGCATGCTAAGATTCTCTCATAAGacagtattttcttttgtaagtaCAACTCACCTTAGCTTTCTCCCCTGATTTTTGTGATCTTCAATGTTCTTCTCCTCCCAGTTTTCCCCTAAAATGCAGGCCCAGAAAAATCATTAAACCTATTCgaaattacagaaaaattattaGATTCTAAATCTAGGATGAGCTGTTATCCTGTCTGATTTATTTACTAAAGTATTCCCTTTCAACATTCTAAACCTTGGAACCTTGTTGATGAGCAAGAAACACTTGTTTTCTAATTGACTAAGTGAGGGAATAATTTCATTCTTACCTATAGAGGCCAAGTTAACAAAGGTTTCTTGCATCACATCTCTGTAGAGTTTCTTCTGAGAGGGACCCAGCAAAGCCCACTCCTCCTGGGTGAAGTTCACAGCCACATCCTCAAAGACCACTGAGTCCTGAAACATCCCACATGTATAGAGGAGGATGGGTGAGACTGACAGCACTGGGGATATATACTCAGTTCATTAAAAGTTCATatataattcctttttctccatttatCCTGTAACTTTGTCATCAGAACTCAAATCTTTGTCCACACTTACTTCTTCATAAATTTAACACCGCCATGAATACTTGGAaataatttctacatttttactATGATCACTTCAAGTCTTATGCTCTCCAATGACAGGATATACAGCATCTTGGAGAAATGCTATACAAATGAAGCAAATATTTCCAGTTTAAGACCAACAATTCCTtgtaagaaaaatactttttatctcCTGCCTTATCATGTACTATATCACTCAGCATCCCATGAAACACATGGTCAAATCtgtacaagatttttttttttttttttttgagacggagtcttgctctgtcgcccaggctagagtgcagtggcgcaatcccggctcactgcaagctccacctcccaggttcatgccattctcctgcctcagcctcctgagtagctgggacgacaggcgcccgccactatgcctggctaattttttgtatatttagtagagatggggtttcactgtcttagccaggatggtctcgatctcctgacctcgtgatccgcccacctcggcctcccaaagtgcttgggattacagaagtgagccactgcgcccggccacgaGATTTTAATGAAAAAGTATATACTGAAGAACTgtacattttttcttctgttcccaCGATTACACTGAAAAGCCAGAGGGCCTGTGCAACTTGCAACAACATCCTGCTGGCCATGTTGTACCAAAGTACTGCAGACCATTAGAATTAGTCAGATCCAACTGGTTgagtgaaaatattcttttagtgaaatattaattttaactTGTTTGTGTAATATTTATCACAGAcccagtgtttcttttttctccctgtcCCATTTGATGGAGGCAGGAGGTTACTGGGATGTTAGAGCACAGGCAGGAGGAAGAAGGCATGGCAACTTAGATCACAAAAATTAAATCTTCagcaggagcggtggctcacgcctgtaatcccagcactttgggaggctgaggagggcagatcacgaggtcaggagatcgagaccatcctggctaacacagtgaaaccctgtctctactaaaaatacaaaaaaattagccaggcgtggtgtcgggcgcctgtagacccagctactcgggaggctgaggcaggagaatggcgtgaacctgggcggcggagcttgcagtgagccaagattgcaccactgcactccagcctgggcgacagagtgagactccgtctcaaaaaaaaaaaaataattaagtctTCAAAAAATCCCTACACTCATGAGCCTCAGGGCTGCGACCATTGTTAGCATACACAGGATGGAGATAATAAGATGCCAGAACAGCTCTTTCCCTCAGAAGTCTAACAGTGTACCCTGAGACTTACCGACTTTGAGTAACAGGTTAACAGTTGCAATTTGCAAGGGAGTTCACCCAAGTCCACAACGGTTTCATACTAAATTTGCCCATGATTACAAAATTCAAAGGGTTGAGCAGTGCTGTCCTCCAAAAGGATATGAAATTCCCTTTCTCCAATTTCAGAAAGAAGTGATTCCCAAACAGCTACTCTAGGTGCTGGCCATCCTCCCAACTTCTCTCATTTTAGGCTCCCGTGAGGTATGTGGTGGCATGAGATCCCGACACCAAAGCATAGGAATCCCTCAGTGGCATAATTCCCCTAAATCTTGGCCTTTGAAAAAGATCATTAACCTACTGATGTCCATATGCAAAGGACAGAAAAAATGCTCCCAAACAGCAATTCTGATACTAGAATTTACCTGTTTGGTAAAGTAACAGAATATCCACACCTTTCTTGTTGGTGGGTCAAAGGGGTAAAATGAGCTGATCAGGTAAGCTCTAATTGTTCCTTGTACAGTGGTTCTATGGCACTTGTTCAAAGAAATTCCTACTACCTAGTGTGTGGAAGACTGTTAACATTAGTAAAATGTTAACCTAAGACTACTTATCTTTAAATGCCTGAGGGTATATATTCAATTCATATTCACATATTATTCTGTGGTCACATATTATTATTCAAGTTCACTTATTATTCTGTGGTCTCCAAACATTTGTTGTCCTTCACTGATATCTGGGAAATGAGAATTTGGGAGGGACCCCACCAACCTAAGTG
This portion of the Pongo abelii isolate AG06213 chromosome 20, NHGRI_mPonAbe1-v2.0_pri, whole genome shotgun sequence genome encodes:
- the ZNF709 gene encoding zinc finger protein 709 isoform X2, translated to MSNQGRRREGGRRGRCANGEGGAASRCAPLWGLLTPQGPQVEVAPVLAAGEVDRTPGHPRVWEMDSVVFEDVAVNFTQEEWALLGPSQKKLYRDVMQETFVNLASIGENWEEKNIEDHKNQGRKLRSHMVERLCERKRGSQSGETISQTPNPKPNKKTFTRVKPYECSVCGKDYMCHSSLNRHMRSHAEHRSYEYHKYGEKSYECKECGKRFSFRSSFRIHERTHTGEKPYKCKQCGKAFSWPSSFQIHERTHTGEKPYECKECGKAFIYHTTFRGHMRMHTGEKPYKCKECGKTFSHPSSFRNHERTHSGEKPYECKQCGKAFRYYQTFQIHERTHTGEKPYQCKQCGKALSCPTSFRSHERIHTGEKPYKCKKCGKAFSFPSSFRKHERIHTGEKPYDCKECGKAFISLPSYRRHMIMHTGNGPYKCKECGKAFDCPSSFQIHERTHTGEKPYECKQCGKAFSCSSSFRMHERTHTGEKPHECKQCGKAFSCSSSVRIHERTHTGEKPYECKQCGKAFSCSSSFRMHERIHTGEKPYECKQCGKAFSFSSSFRMHERTHTGEKPYECKQCGKAFSCSSSFRMHERTHTGEKPYECKQCGKAFSCSSSIRIHERTHTGEKPYECKQCGKAFSCSSSVRMHERTHTGVKPYECKQCDKAFSCSRSFRIHERTHTGEKPYACQQCGKAFKCSRSFRIHERVHSGE
- the ZNF709 gene encoding zinc finger protein 709 isoform X4, translating into MSNQGRRREGGRRGRCANGEGGAASRCAPLWGLLTPQGPQVEVAPVLAAGEVDRTPGHPRVWEMDSVVFEDVAVNFTQEEWALLGPSQKKLYRDVMQETFVNLASIGENWEEKNIEDHKNQGRKLRHMRSHAEHRSYEYHKYGEKSYECKECGKRFSFRSSFRIHERTHTGEKPYKCKQCGKAFSWPSSFQIHERTHTGEKPYECKECGKAFIYHTTFRGHMRMHTGEKPYKCKECGKTFSHPSSFRNHERTHSGEKPYECKQCGKAFRYYQTFQIHERTHTGEKPYQCKQCGKALSCPTSFRSHERIHTGEKPYKCKKCGKAFSFPSSFRKHERIHTGEKPYDCKECGKAFISLPSYRRHMIMHTGNGPYKCKECGKAFDCPSSFQIHERTHTGEKPYECKQCGKAFSCSSSFRMHERTHTGEKPHECKQCGKAFSCSSSVRIHERTHTGEKPYECKQCGKAFSCSSSFRMHERIHTGEKPYECKQCGKAFSFSSSFRMHERTHTGEKPYECKQCGKAFSCSSSFRMHERTHTGEKPYECKQCGKAFSCSSSIRIHERTHTGEKPYECKQCGKAFSCSSSVRMHERTHTGVKPYECKQCDKAFSCSRSFRIHERTHTGEKPYACQQCGKAFKCSRSFRIHERVHSGE
- the ZNF709 gene encoding zinc finger protein 709 isoform X3 — translated: MSNQGRRREGGRRGRCANGEGGAASRCAPLWGLLTPQGPQVEVAPVLAAGEVDRTPGHPRVWEMAREPQDKRWMYLHSQDSVVFEDVAVNFTQEEWALLGPSQKKLYRDVMQETFVNLASIGENWEEKNIEDHKNQGRKLRHMRSHAEHRSYEYHKYGEKSYECKECGKRFSFRSSFRIHERTHTGEKPYKCKQCGKAFSWPSSFQIHERTHTGEKPYECKECGKAFIYHTTFRGHMRMHTGEKPYKCKECGKTFSHPSSFRNHERTHSGEKPYECKQCGKAFRYYQTFQIHERTHTGEKPYQCKQCGKALSCPTSFRSHERIHTGEKPYKCKKCGKAFSFPSSFRKHERIHTGEKPYDCKECGKAFISLPSYRRHMIMHTGNGPYKCKECGKAFDCPSSFQIHERTHTGEKPYECKQCGKAFSCSSSFRMHERTHTGEKPHECKQCGKAFSCSSSVRIHERTHTGEKPYECKQCGKAFSCSSSFRMHERIHTGEKPYECKQCGKAFSFSSSFRMHERTHTGEKPYECKQCGKAFSCSSSFRMHERTHTGEKPYECKQCGKAFSCSSSIRIHERTHTGEKPYECKQCGKAFSCSSSVRMHERTHTGVKPYECKQCDKAFSCSRSFRIHERTHTGEKPYACQQCGKAFKCSRSFRIHERVHSGE
- the ZNF709 gene encoding zinc finger protein 709 isoform X1, which produces MSNQGRRREGGRRGRCANGEGGAASRCAPLWGLLTPQGPQVEVAPVLAAGEVDRTPGHPRVWEMAREPQDKRWMYLHSQDSVVFEDVAVNFTQEEWALLGPSQKKLYRDVMQETFVNLASIGENWEEKNIEDHKNQGRKLRSHMVERLCERKRGSQSGETISQTPNPKPNKKTFTRVKPYECSVCGKDYMCHSSLNRHMRSHAEHRSYEYHKYGEKSYECKECGKRFSFRSSFRIHERTHTGEKPYKCKQCGKAFSWPSSFQIHERTHTGEKPYECKECGKAFIYHTTFRGHMRMHTGEKPYKCKECGKTFSHPSSFRNHERTHSGEKPYECKQCGKAFRYYQTFQIHERTHTGEKPYQCKQCGKALSCPTSFRSHERIHTGEKPYKCKKCGKAFSFPSSFRKHERIHTGEKPYDCKECGKAFISLPSYRRHMIMHTGNGPYKCKECGKAFDCPSSFQIHERTHTGEKPYECKQCGKAFSCSSSFRMHERTHTGEKPHECKQCGKAFSCSSSVRIHERTHTGEKPYECKQCGKAFSCSSSFRMHERIHTGEKPYECKQCGKAFSFSSSFRMHERTHTGEKPYECKQCGKAFSCSSSFRMHERTHTGEKPYECKQCGKAFSCSSSIRIHERTHTGEKPYECKQCGKAFSCSSSVRMHERTHTGVKPYECKQCDKAFSCSRSFRIHERTHTGEKPYACQQCGKAFKCSRSFRIHERVHSGE